Genomic segment of Phycodurus eques isolate BA_2022a chromosome 13, UOR_Pequ_1.1, whole genome shotgun sequence:
AATCTGGGATTCCGCCGCAGGGAAGAAGCTCTCTGCACTCGAGGGACACACGGCCAGAGTGGGTGAGTTGAAAGGGCGAGTGAAGGAGGCTGGGATGATTTCATTGTCTCATCTTCTCTTTGTACCCTTCCCAATATCCTCCTAGGTGCCTTGGCGTGGAACGCAGACCAGCTATCGTCCGGCAGCCGCGATAGGGTTATCCTGCAGCGGGACATCAGAGCCCCGCCTCTCCAGTCTGAACGCCGACTGCAGGGACACCGACAGGAAGTGTGTGGGCTGAAGTGGAGCACGGACCATCAGCTCTTAGCATCTGGTGGCAACGATAACAAGGTATACAGAGaattagagcaggggtgtcaaacgtcGTCAGTGTGCCGGTTCTGAAGGTGAAACTACATAACAGTAATATCGTTAAGGGTGTGATGTTACCCCAAAAATCAGTTTGGTGCGTACCTTGGTTGGTTTTCCCTCTCACATTGGGTACAGTAAGTGAAGAAAATGCACCTTAAAAACCTCTTCTACAAATAGACATATTTAATGACCTGTAAAATGAAACATAACTTAAATATCTTCTTTTTTAGGAAGTGCAGCAACAATAGTTTGTCTTATTTATAGTAAATGAAAGATGGAAACAAGTGCAACAGTAAAAGTGTGGACTTTGCCAATTATTATGCCATAAAAACATGGGGAGGTGTGCTTGGAATTGTGAATCTTTGCGTGTAATTGAGATACTCACTAGGCGATGCTCTTTAATggcacacatccaacatacGAGTACTACAATACGTAAAGTAATTACACTGTAAGAACAGTTGATTTCTTTACGTCCTCGTTTATGTTTTTACACAATACAGTGCTACTTTTCTTTATTAAAGATCACAAATGCTGGTGTTGTCTGGGGTTCAGTTGGGATAAATGGATAGCATTTCATTTACTTTCAGTGGGGATATTTTTTTGATGTATGAGTATATGGAGTTATGAGCTTGGCCACGGAAATgcttaaactcataagtcaaggtaccactataaaTGAATTTATCGACGCCCTCCTGACGTTGGCAGTTGCTTGTGTGGAACCACTCGAGCGTCCTCCCAATGCAGCAGTACACCGAGCACTTGGCGGCAGTCAAGGCCATCGCTTGGTCCCCCCATCAGCACGGCCTGCTGGCCTCCGGCGGGGGCACCGCCGACCGCTGCATCCGCTTCTGGAACACCCTGACGGGTCAGCCCCTGTACTGCACTGACACGGGCTCCCAGGTGTGCAACCTGGCTTGGTCTAAGCACACCAACGAACTGGTGAGTCACACGCAAAAGTACTTGCACTTTGTACTTAAGTCCGCAAAAGTACTTGCACTctctacttaagtagaagtacagatactatGGGTGCCAATACTGTACGTTTGTACAGTGCTCGGTACTCATAAAAATGCTCAGATGCTATACACTGATGGCACATGACTAGCCTGACATATACTTTGTGGGTACTAGCCGTGTCAGCGGTGTGGAGAAAGGCGACTGcagctcaactttatttataaagcacattGAATAACATtcgcagctgtaacaaagtgctcGTACCTAATAAAGatccaacatttaaaaaaaaaaaatgctacatttaagtgaaatgtgtgacaagactgttagaaaaacatgcagttaaGAATCTCAGTaatgatgaatattttttttaaaagtgattATATTTGAGTGAACATTATGCCATGATTATTAAAcgtttgtttttgaacaatatttaacagcataagaaataaaataaaacacaattgcAAGATGAAATTTTTTTAGAACTCCTTAAAAAGAAGTACAgcctgaatataaaaaaaaaaattaccgtAAGGTATATACAATATTTAGAATGCGCCAGTATAGCATTGGTACTCATACCAATTGTCAGATAATGTACGCACCAATACCACATCACCAGCCTGACATATGCAGTACCTTCCAGGTAggaaccgtgtgtgtgtgtggagggtctaaaattaaaaagtcgtcagaaaaatTTATAATCAAGTGAATTACAGTTACCTGAGAAATATGctgaagtacagtaacaaagtatttgtactttacttCCCAGCACGGCACTCCCTTAAAAGTTGAGACATGATGGTCTTTACTGTATTTGACTCAAGCATGCTCCTTGTTTTTCCTCTCAGGTTAGCACACATGGTTACTCGCAGAACCAGATCCTGGTGTGGAAGTACCCCTCCCTCACTCAGGTGGCCAAACTTACAGGACACTCCTACAGAGTTCTCTACCTGGTCTGTATTTACAGATGACAGAAAAACTTGAATGTACATATCAATGAGTATAAGTGTGACGTGTGTGCAGGCCATGTCCCCTGATGGAGAGGCCATTGTGACAGGGGCAGGAGATGAAACGCTCCGCTTCTGGAATGTCTTTAGCAAGATGAGATCCACTAAGGtactcactgtttttttttgtgtgcttattttggTTTTAGTTAGATTtacatgggtgtcaaactcacttcagttcaggggccacattcatcccaatttgatttttgttttttttaatttgcagtaTATTCGTGGCCTAATTAGCTATAAATAAcgacaattccacatttttcccatttgtctggtgcaaataattacaagtgcatttggaaaatattcacatttattggtTATAATTTTGTTGCTAATCATATGAGCAAACTGAACTTTGCAATTTCATGcaaatttaacacattttgaaattagTGTTTTCTTTTACACGTGGAACTTACAGATCACAGTGGCTCTAATATACTACTTATGTTTTACAAAACAACTATCAAACTAACTGAGATCTAGAAATCATTTTAAGTTTACATAACTTTCTGAATCCACGTTGAAATCTTGACAGTctcaactgactcatcacaAAATTCAAACTAAAGTTGTAGCTATCCAGAAAGAGGGTGAAGTTGTCCCCCTGCCTTTTAAATGTATACATCAAAATATAGACAAGTTGGGTCAGTGCATGACATAACATAAAAAGGTTCCAGCAAACTCTTTTGAAATGAATCTgttgactgacattttgcaatattcagTTTCTTAAACTATTACTACAGTCGGTATTCATTTTACCAGAACTGTATTCTTCACAGTGCAAAGCTGGCATAGCATTTTATATGAAAGTAGGCTTACTTTGCTTTAGctttcacaagtgcatcaacaTCAAATGTCAAATCCTGAGTCGCAGCCAATTTCAGAATGTCATTGAAGTGGTTACTGGTCATTCAAGTGGTTGTCAGTGTAACCTtgagtggacaaaattagcaacaacaggtacttttattgaaaaatagctgtTAATGTCTTCTCTTTCCCTACGGGCCAGATTGGACCCCCTGACGGGCCAGTTCTGGTCCACGGATCGTAGGTTtcacacccctgatttagaagGTGGTACAAAGTTCCTcttggaatgaatgaattgatCGTCTTTTGGGGGGGCCTACATTTGTCCCAAAACTCACCAATTTTCCAAGTGTGTATACCCTTataaaaatttaaatctgcTAGGAATCCCTGACaaggagccccccccccccccccacaaaaaaaaaacaaattcactcTTCAGGGCCCCGggaaagctggaaaaaaaaatccacctgaCAGAAGTTTCACCTTTCAACACCAAATTGTGTGGCATGATTGACGCAGGGTTCTctgtattaaatacaatttttaaaaaataaaaaaaaactagagcagtgatttgcaAAGTGTGGTCCCACTAGGAGTACGCCGGCTCCCTCTGTCTGGTGGTATGGAAAAGAaatactgaattaaatgttcaaactgcataatgttagaataactttaaaaaaatatattcagtaaagtgcatttttaagtacagttcagttttatttcactttaaagtaaaatacaatCTTTTACAactgtttattttcacaaatgtatttgggtccaatttttgtttaacttttgttttaagtgatgttatttaaatacactttttttttaaatatattcctACATTTAAGCATATTGTTAATGTAAACTGTGTTAAACGGTGAGCAATCTTGTAGTTGCAAGGAGTGTGAGGGCAACTTCATGGCTGCTGgcagccttttttattttgttgttattgatcTTTTGAGTATTGTTTGACTCACCCACTCCTGTCCTTCTCCTTTCAGGAGTCTGTGTCAGTCCTCAACCTTTTCACCAGGATCCGGTAGTGAGCACACTCAGCACTACTGCGGATGAAAAATGGGAATTCCCTTTTGCATGCATCATGTCCAGGCTTTAAAGTATTGGCATCAGTCATCTGCAGACTATCATACTATCACCGCAGCCACACGTAGTTTTCAATGATCACGGACTACAAATGGGGTGAACAGA
This window contains:
- the fzr1a gene encoding fizzy/cell division cycle 20 related 1a isoform X3 is translated as MDQDYESRLLRQINIHNANASPVKSPGALRALSPASSPLSSPSKHGDRFIPSRAGANWSVNFHRINEIEKSHNQNRKTKDGTADSNKADGLAYSALLKNELLGAGIDKVQDPQSEDRRLQPSTPTRRSLFKYSLSTKRFLEEDGNAVSPYSLSPVSSNSQKLLRSPRKPMRKISKIPFKVLDAPELQDDFYLNLVDWSSLNVLSVGLGTCVYLWSACTSQGNLVAVGTHKGYVQIWDSAAGKKLSALEGHTARVGALAWNADQLSSGSRDRVILQRDIRAPPLQSERRLQGHRQEVCGLKWSTDHQLLASGGNDNKLLVWNHSSVLPMQQYTEHLAAVKAIAWSPHQHGLLASGGGTADRCIRFWNTLTGQPLYCTDTGSQVCNLAWSKHTNELVSTHGYSQNQILVWKYPSLTQVAKLTGHSYRVLYLAMSPDGEAIVTGAGDETLRFWNVFSKMRSTKESVSVLNLFTRIR